GGAGACAGGTCTGCGTGGACGATGCCGAGCCGCAACATCGATCGAGCGGCAGCGAGGACCTGATCGAGCAGAGCCTCGGTCTCACTCGGACCCTCTGGTCGATACGCCCGCAGGAGCGGCGCCGGTCCGTCCTCGTCGCCCACATAGGCCATGAGGATGGCGTCGTCGGTCCTGGCGATCGGTCTCGGCACGGAGACTCCCGCGGCGTGTAGGCGGCTCAGGGCCTGCCACTCACGGTCCACCCAGGTCCCGGCCTGAACCTGCCTGCCGAAACGGGTCTTCTTCTCCAGGGCGCGACGCATGCGGGCATCGGGAATCCACTCCCCGGCGCGGTACACGCCGTCGTGGCGGAAGTCCCGGTTGTCCGAAGGCAGGTAGACCTTGAGGGCGGCCAGGTCGGAGCCGGCGAGATCGGTGTTGGCGCGGCACAGCAGCACGTTGGCTTCCTTGCCGCTTTTGATGGGTCGGATCACCGAGCTGATGAACAGCTCGTCGATGAAGTACGCGGACGGATCGTCGGACACAAGAAGTCTCCTTTGGACGGGCGAAGCCGCATCCCCGAGGAGCTGGACGACGAGCGTCAGACGAACGAGTCGGGAAGCGGCGTGTGAGCGATGGTGAGCTCCTGGAGCGTGCTCATGTCGGCCTCCCTTCCCCGGACAACAGTTGGCCCGGATCAAGAGCAAGCCTAGCCAGCGATGGTCTCCCAGAGACGC
The Acidimicrobiia bacterium DNA segment above includes these coding regions:
- a CDS encoding RIO1 family regulatory kinase/ATPase codes for the protein MSDDPSAYFIDELFISSVIRPIKSGKEANVLLCRANTDLAGSDLAALKVYLPSDNRDFRHDGVYRAGEWIPDARMRRALEKKTRFGRQVQAGTWVDREWQALSRLHAAGVSVPRPIARTDDAILMAYVGDEDGPAPLLRAYRPEGPSETEALLDQVLAAARSMLRLGIVHADLSPYNVLVWEGRAVVIDLPQAVDPSQNPGADELFRRDIARICTWGARHGVARDAGGVAADLWESWRYAESIPEDLRWP